A stretch of Roseovarius sp. M141 DNA encodes these proteins:
- a CDS encoding 4-hydroxyphenylacetate 3-hydroxylase family protein — MLRTGEEYKDSIRDNREVYMNGERVKDVTAHPMFKPLVDIRARIYDMAHDPKTADVMVDHDGTEKNAIGNALPYTQEDWWAKRRSTDAVMEDIGGVVTRVGDETVGEMWSLYDGQDMLNEVDPQFSKNIETHIHKVLKEDPFHVSANTDPKGDRSLAPQDQDPDMLLHVVKETDAGLIVRGAKYETAAAYANQAFTKPTIANWGNDTLSDYAVGFICDLGSPGLKFLCRGGFAGTRADDRDYPLAARFDEVDTIVIFDNVLIPWENVLFYRHTKAAAFIRNTLHRYSAFAFVQRTLKQADQMIGSALFNVRQTGLDKQPAVQEKLADLAIWREGINAHLTASIALGERSPAGLMMPNQSLLMAGRCHALNNLSPMMHIARELCGGQICVTPNAATFDAPETKPWMDKYYSINENWVADDRRKLLAYARDLLNSDYAGHRLTFQLFAQSPPFAQSAAVYRNFDWDGPLNFVKKGAFLSDNVMAGIEQKTGDGSVEQYYSQPLLKAAE, encoded by the coding sequence ATGCTGAGAACCGGCGAGGAATACAAGGACTCGATCCGCGATAACCGCGAGGTTTACATGAACGGCGAGCGGGTCAAGGACGTGACCGCGCACCCGATGTTCAAGCCGCTGGTCGATATTCGCGCGCGCATCTACGACATGGCTCATGACCCCAAGACCGCCGATGTCATGGTTGACCATGACGGCACGGAAAAGAACGCTATCGGTAACGCGCTGCCCTACACGCAGGAAGATTGGTGGGCCAAGCGCCGCTCGACCGACGCGGTGATGGAGGATATCGGCGGCGTCGTCACACGCGTCGGGGACGAGACCGTGGGCGAGATGTGGTCGCTCTATGACGGGCAGGACATGCTGAACGAGGTCGATCCGCAGTTCTCCAAGAACATCGAGACGCATATTCACAAGGTGCTGAAGGAAGACCCCTTTCACGTATCCGCCAATACCGACCCCAAGGGCGACCGCAGCCTTGCACCGCAGGATCAGGACCCCGACATGCTGCTGCATGTGGTCAAGGAAACCGATGCCGGCCTGATCGTGCGCGGCGCGAAATACGAGACGGCAGCCGCCTACGCCAATCAGGCCTTTACCAAGCCGACCATTGCCAACTGGGGCAATGACACACTCAGCGACTATGCTGTCGGATTCATCTGCGATCTGGGCTCGCCCGGTCTGAAATTCCTCTGCCGGGGCGGTTTTGCCGGGACGCGGGCCGATGATCGCGACTACCCTCTGGCCGCGCGCTTTGACGAGGTCGACACCATCGTCATCTTTGATAACGTGCTGATCCCGTGGGAAAACGTTCTGTTCTATCGCCATACCAAGGCGGCGGCGTTCATTCGCAACACATTGCACCGCTATTCGGCCTTTGCCTTTGTTCAGCGCACGCTGAAACAGGCGGATCAGATGATCGGTTCGGCCTTGTTCAACGTGCGCCAGACCGGGCTGGACAAACAGCCCGCCGTGCAGGAAAAACTGGCCGATCTGGCGATCTGGCGCGAGGGGATCAATGCCCATCTGACCGCCTCCATCGCGCTTGGCGAACGCTCTCCGGCGGGGCTGATGATGCCCAACCAGTCGCTGCTGATGGCGGGGCGCTGCCATGCGCTGAACAATCTCAGCCCGATGATGCATATCGCGCGCGAGCTGTGCGGTGGTCAGATCTGCGTCACGCCCAATGCGGCCACATTCGATGCGCCCGAAACCAAGCCGTGGATGGATAAATACTATTCCATCAACGAAAACTGGGTCGCCGATGACCGCCGCAAGCTGCTGGCCTATGCGCGCGATCTGCTGAATTCGGACTATGCAGGCCACCGCCTGACATTCCAGCTGTTCGCGCAATCGCCGCCCTTTGCCCAAAGCGCCGCCGTCTATCGCAACTTTGACTGGGACGGCCCGTTGAACTTCGTCAAGAAGGGCGCATTCCTGTCGGACAACGTCATGGCCGGGATCGAGCAGAAAACGGGCGACGGATCGGTCGAGCAATATTACAGCCAGCCGCTGCTGAAAGCAGCCGAGTAA
- a CDS encoding aldehyde dehydrogenase family protein — protein sequence MWRRTSLSQALDCVDPSTGEAFDTIANGDARDVDGAVNAARAALLRQIAAAILENREELAALETRDNGKPLAAVPQENL from the coding sequence TTGTGGCGCAGGACATCTTTATCCCAGGCGCTGGATTGCGTTGATCCAAGCACGGGCGAGGCGTTTGACACCATTGCCAATGGCGATGCGCGCGATGTGGATGGCGCAGTGAACGCTGCGCGCGCCGCGCTTCTGCGCCAGATTGCGGCGGCGATTCTGGAGAACCGCGAGGAACTGGCCGCGCTGGAGACGCGCGACAACGGCAAGCCACTGGCCGCCGTTCCTCAGGAAAACCTTTGA
- a CDS encoding YbaN family protein translates to MQSDPPPSPDNNARPGGSVLRALWVCVGTVSLALGAVGVILPLLPTTPFVLLAAFAFARSAPRLRAWLTDNRVFGPIIMDWEARGVIAPRYKAMACTVMAAVLLGSVLGGLAWRLIVIQAICMGGAAAYVLSRPSGTRR, encoded by the coding sequence ATGCAATCAGATCCGCCCCCCTCTCCCGACAATAACGCCCGTCCGGGTGGGTCGGTGTTACGCGCGCTGTGGGTGTGCGTGGGCACGGTGTCTTTGGCGCTGGGCGCGGTGGGGGTGATCCTGCCGCTGCTGCCGACGACGCCCTTTGTGCTGCTGGCGGCGTTTGCCTTTGCCCGCAGTGCGCCACGGTTGCGTGCATGGCTGACCGACAACCGCGTCTTTGGTCCGATCATCATGGATTGGGAGGCGCGCGGCGTCATCGCGCCGCGCTACAAGGCGATGGCTTGCACGGTCATGGCGGCGGTCCTGCTGGGGTCAGTTCTGGGCGGGTTGGCGTGGCGGCTGATCGTGATTCAGGCGATCTGCATGGGCGGGGCAGCGGCCTATGTGCTGAGCAGGCCCTCGGGTACGCGGCGATAG
- a CDS encoding gamma-glutamyl-gamma-aminobutyrate hydrolase family protein: MRRPVIGIIGNQYVIENRYPVHAVGRMNLDAAAEVSGGMPYIIAADPGLVTVAELMQVCDGFILTGGRANVHPETYGEPPTEAHGAFDTARDAVTLPLVRACIEAGQPILGLCRGFQEVNVAMGGTLHPEIRDLPGRDNHRMPPGGTLEEQFALRHVVTFAEGGVFHRLMGARQVMTNTLHGQGVKAPGPRVNVDGLAPDGTAEALHITGAPGFALAVQWHPEWNAANDPASRPLFEAFGAAARHWAEGHGPVPTLKSA; the protein is encoded by the coding sequence ATGCGACGTCCTGTTATCGGCATCATCGGCAACCAATACGTGATCGAAAACCGCTATCCCGTTCATGCGGTCGGCCGGATGAACCTTGATGCTGCGGCCGAGGTGTCGGGCGGGATGCCTTATATCATCGCCGCCGATCCCGGGCTGGTCACCGTGGCCGAGCTGATGCAGGTCTGCGACGGGTTCATCCTGACGGGCGGGCGGGCCAATGTGCATCCCGAAACCTATGGCGAGCCGCCGACCGAGGCGCATGGCGCCTTTGATACGGCGCGCGACGCCGTCACCTTGCCGCTTGTGCGGGCCTGCATCGAAGCGGGGCAGCCTATCTTGGGCCTTTGCCGGGGCTTTCAGGAAGTGAACGTGGCGATGGGCGGCACACTGCATCCCGAAATCCGCGATCTGCCGGGGCGCGACAACCATCGCATGCCGCCGGGTGGCACGCTGGAAGAGCAGTTCGCCCTGCGCCATGTCGTGACCTTCGCCGAGGGTGGCGTGTTCCATCGGCTGATGGGTGCGCGTCAGGTGATGACGAACACGCTGCACGGGCAGGGGGTCAAGGCACCGGGGCCGCGCGTCAACGTCGATGGCCTTGCGCCCGACGGCACTGCCGAGGCGCTTCATATCACCGGGGCGCCCGGTTTTGCGTTGGCGGTCCAGTGGCACCCCGAATGGAACGCGGCAAACGATCCCGCCTCGCGTCCGCTGTTCGAGGCATTCGGCGCGGCTGCGCGCCACTGGGCGGAAGGGCATGGGCCGGTGCCGACGCTGAAATCTGCCTGA
- a CDS encoding DUF2256 domain-containing protein, with protein MKHRTKGDLPTNICVTCGRRLTWRRKLSGVRGDVRPCSDGCRRAGPKADKEA; from the coding sequence GTGAAACACAGGACCAAAGGCGATCTGCCGACCAATATCTGCGTCACCTGCGGACGCCGCCTTACATGGCGGCGCAAATTGTCCGGTGTTCGGGGCGACGTGCGCCCTTGCAGCGACGGGTGCCGCCGCGCCGGACCAAAAGCTGACAAAGAAGCATGA